The following nucleotide sequence is from Rhodospirillales bacterium.
TCGAAACCGTGATAAAATGGGCCAAAGACAGGGGGTATGAGCGCTTTGTCTTTATCTGTGATGGACTCGGCGCTTCAATAGCGCTGATGAATGCTCCAAAGGAAGCAAGATGTTACGTCTTGTTGTGGCCGATGGTTGACTTGCCGATGATTGCCCAGCATGTTTTTCAGGCCGAAGAGATTGAAGAAGATTGGAAAAAGGCAGGCTACATTATGAAAGAGGATAGCCGTATCGGCATTCCATTTCTTCAACAGCTTAAAAAAGCAAAAATGACCAAGATCCTTAAAGACCTTGGAAAGCCTCTGCTGATTATGCATGGCGCGCAGGACAAGGTTTCGCCGATTGAGCAGCTTGATATGTTTCGCGCTTGCGCAGGCCACCGCCGTGTTGAAATCACCAGCTTTCAGGATGGAACGCACGGCCTGCCGCAAGAAAACCACCGTAAATCGATGTTTTTTCATATCCGCCAGTTTATCGAGAAATATACTTGATTTTTGCATGACAATGGCGCTATAAACCCGCATACGAATAGATGGCCTGGCGAGTACGGCTGCCTCGGCTATCAGATAACAACCTTATTTTAAGGAGATATGAAATGCCGAAAATGAAGACCAAGTCGGGCGCTAAGAAGCGTTTCCGCGTTACGTCGAGTGGCAAGGTTAAGGTCAAACAGGCCAAAATGCGCCACATGCAAATGAATAAACCCAAGTCCATGAAACGTAAGGCTAAAGGGCAAACCACGTTGTGTGATGCCGATGAACGCATTGTGCTGTGTAACTGGTTGCCTTATTCCCGGAAGAAAAAGAAAGCGTCTGGCGGCGTTTCAGAAAAGAAGGAGGGCTAGACTATGGCACGCGTTAAAGGTGGACCAAGAGCGCACGCTCGTCACAGAAAAGTTATCAAAGCGGCTAAAGGTTACTATGGCCGCCGGAAAAGTTGTTTCCGCACGGCCGTCCAAGCGGTTGAAAAAGCCGGTCAGTACGCATATCGCGACCGTCGCGCCAAGAAACGCGAATTCCGCAAATTGTGGATTCAGCGGATCAATGCAGCTGCGCGTTTGCATGATATGACGTATTCAACATTCACGCATGGTTTGAAGCTGGCGGGAATTGAGCTGGATCGCAAATCTCTGTCCGAGATTGCTATCCACGATGAGAAAGGCTTTGCTGCGATTGCCAAGCAAGCCAAGGATGCGCTTGGTAAAGCTGAAAAAGCCGTGGCTTAATAAAACGTGTTTTCCCTGCTAAAGCAGGGATCTGATAAGGGGCCATACCGCTTAGTGGTCAACGCCTTGCTTTGTTATGTGTAAAATGATGAGTTTAATCTGACGTGTAAAAGTCAAGGCTTGATCTGACGATTATGAATTATCGGCTGGTCGGCGCTTTTTGGGTAACCTTGGTAAATATAGTAATTTAAATTACTATACTATCCGGCCTATCGTCAGATTGCTCCCGAACACATGGTTCAGGCCACGCTCACCATATTCTTCGCGGATAACTGGATTAATTATCTATACTAAGTTACTAATGCTGAATTTTTACAGACATGTAGAATTTTTGTTGCTCGCTGTTTAATGGATTGTGATGCACCGATTTAGGTAATCCATAATTCTTTCTTTTTTGGGCGGCTTTGAAACAAAGCCAACAGCGCCTTTTTCTATTGCCTGTAGAACGTTATCCGCCACACTATCGGCACTGAATACGATAATAAAAGCATCTGTATCGACTTCGATAATTTTATCTA
It contains:
- the rpmI gene encoding 50S ribosomal protein L35 — its product is MPKMKTKSGAKKRFRVTSSGKVKVKQAKMRHMQMNKPKSMKRKAKGQTTLCDADERIVLCNWLPYSRKKKKASGGVSEKKEG
- the rplT gene encoding 50S ribosomal protein L20; this encodes MARVKGGPRAHARHRKVIKAAKGYYGRRKSCFRTAVQAVEKAGQYAYRDRRAKKREFRKLWIQRINAAARLHDMTYSTFTHGLKLAGIELDRKSLSEIAIHDEKGFAAIAKQAKDALGKAEKAVA